A stretch of the Calypte anna isolate BGI_N300 chromosome 5, bCalAnn1_v1.p, whole genome shotgun sequence genome encodes the following:
- the IGF2 gene encoding insulin-like growth factor II has translation MSSAGAHTDERCRQPAFLPGPQPPPPQDPESSSGSAKVQRMCAARRMLLLLLAFLTYALDSAAAYGTAETLCGGELVDTLQFVCGDRGFYFSRPVGRNNRRINRGIVEECCFRSCDLALLETYCAKSVKSERDLSATSLAGLPALSKESFQKPSHTKYSKYDVWQKKSSQRLQREVPGILRARRYRWQAEGLQAAEEAKTLHRPLISLPSQRPLVVARASPETTGSQK, from the exons atgtCAAGCGCCGGGGCACACACGGATGAGCGCTGCCGGCAGCCTGCCTTCCTCCCCGgcccgcagccgccgccgccgcaaGACCCTGAGAGTAGCAGCGGCAGCGCCAAG GTGCAGAGGATGTGTgcagccaggaggatgctgctgctgctcttggctTTCCTGACCTACGCCCTGGACTCAGCGGCAGCGTACGGCACGGCGGAGACCCTGTGTGGGGGGGAGCTGGTGGACACACTGCAGTTCGTCTGTGGGGACAGGGGCTTCTACTTCA GTAGACCCGTGGGACGAAATAACCGGCGGATCAACCGGGGCATTGTGGAGGAATGTTGCTTTCGGAGCTGTGACCTGGCTCTGCTGGAAACCTACTGTGCCAAGTCTGTCAAGTCTGAGCGTGACctctctgccacctccctggcagGCCTGCCAGCACTCAGCAAG GAGAGCTTCCAGAAGCCCTCGCACACCAAGTACTCCAAGTATGACGTCTGGCAGAAGAAGAGCTCCCAGCGGCTGCAGCGGGAGGTGCCCGGCATCCTCCGGGCGCGCCGGTACCGGTGGCAGGCGGAGGGGCTGCAAGCAGCTGAAGAAGCCAAAACTCTGCACCGTCCCCTcatctccctgcccagccagaGGCCCCTGGTGGTGGCACGAGCCTCTCCCGAAACGACCGGCTCCCAGAAATGA